The sequence CATGGCCAGTTTCGCTTTTACTTTCCGCTGCGTGTACAGGGAAGCCAAAGCAGTCAACATGGTGATCCCAGCAGAAGGGCCGTCTTTTGGCACCGCCCCGGCCGGCACGTGAACGTGCAGGTCATACTGGTCAAACACCCTGCTGTCAATGTTCAGTTGATCGGCTTTAGACCTTAAATAGGACATGGCTGTCATGGCCGATTCTTTCATCACATCCCCCAGCTGCCCTGAAAGGGTAAGTTTACCTTTTCCTTTGCTGAGCGAAGATTCCACAAAAAGAATTTCGCCCCCAACAGAAGTCCAGGCCAGACCGGTCACGACACCGGCCACACTGTTGTCCTGATAGATTTCCTTATCGAACATTTCGCCGCCAAGGATCTTTCGGACCATCTCAGGGGTGATTTTCTTCTGATAATCCTCCTCCATCGCAATGGATTTGGCCACATTCCTGATGACCGTACCGACCTGACGCTCCAGGCTACGCACACCGGATTCCCTGGTATAGCCTTCTATGATCTTTACGATCGCTGCTTTGTCAAAGCTGATGTCCTTGGCCTTCAGCCCATGTTCTTTCCGTTGTTTCGGAATCAAGTGCTTTTTGGCTATTTCCACCTTTTCCTCCATCGTATACCCGGTCACCTCGATGATTTCCATCCGGTCTCTGAGTGCCGGCTGGATGCTCTCCAGGGAGTTGGCCGTAGCGATGAACAGCACCTTGGAAAGATCATATTCCACTTCAAGGTAATTGTCCACAAAGGAGCTGTTTTGCTCGGGATCCAACACCTCCAAAAATGCTGAAGATGGATCTCCCCTAAAATCAGCACTCAATTTATCGATCTCATCCAACACATAAACGGGATTGGATGTCTGTACTTTCTTCATGTTTTGGATGATCTTACCGGGCATGGCTCCCACGTAAGTCTTCCGGTGGCCACGGATTTCGGCCTCATCGTGCATCCCGCCAAGGGACATCCGGATGTATTTTCTTCCCAAGGCCTTGGCGATGGATTTCCCCAACGAGGTCTTCCCGACTCCTGGAGGGCCATAGAGGCACAAAATCGGCCCCTTCAGGTCATTCTTAAGCTTGAGGACCGCTAAATATTCAATGATCCTGTCCTTCACCTTTTCAAGGCCGTGGTGATCCTTGTCCAAAATCTCCTTGGCCCGCTTCAGGTCAAAGTTGTCTTTCGTAAATTCATTCCAGGGCAAATCCACCATCAACTCTGCATAATTCAGCGCGATGGGATACTCTGCCGCCGATGGATTGACGCGAAGGATCTTATCCAGCTCTTTTTCAAAATGCTTGCCTACCTCTTCCGGCCACTTTTTCTTTCTTCCCTTCAGGCGGAGCTCCTCGACTTCCTTTTCAGGGCCCTCTTCGCCCAATTCCGTCTGAAGCACTTTCATCTGCTGGCGCAGAAAATAATCCCGCTGTTGCTGGTCAATATCGGTATGGACCTTTTTGTGGATTTCACTCTTCAATTCCAGCATCTGGATGTCCTTCATCATATACTCCAGCAGCAGCGTGGCCCGGTCCAGGCCGTCGTTGATTTCAAGCAGCTTTTGCTTGGCCTCTACTGGCGCATTGATATTGGAGGAAAGAAAATGGGTCAGAAATGCGGTATTGTCAATATTGTCCAAGGCCACCTGCGCCTCTCGAGGAATTTCAGGATTTAACTGCAATATTTTAGCGGCAGCCTCCTTAAGGGACTCTTCGAGGGCAGTGATCTGCTTATTGCCCTCAGGGAACGTTTCATCCAAATAGTCCACCTTGGCCTGAAAATAAGGCTCTTCCGTGATCGTCTCACGGATCTTGAAGCGTTTCTTTCCTTGAATGATAATGGTAGTATTGCCATCCGGCAAAACGATCATTTTAATGATCTTCGCAATGGTACCGACATGATAGATATCATCCCAGCCCGGATCGTCATTGTTTGGATTGATCTGTGCACAGACCCCAATCATTTTATCGCCCTTATGGGCCTTTTTGACCAACTTGATGGATCGCTGTCTTCCCACGGTAATGGGAATCACCACCCCTGGAAACAGCACGGTGTTCCGTACCGATAGGATGGGAATATCTTCAGCATAATTTTCGAGTCTCGCCTGCTCATCTTCCTCATCATCCGTGATCAATTGTATCAAATCTCCTTCTCCCGCAAAATCTCCCACGATCAAAGACTGATATAAGGAACTATCGTTTTTCTTCATATATACAGAATGACTGTTATTTTGTCATAGTTAAATTTACAATATAAACCTGACCTTTCTTCTTTTTTAGGCCTATCTATTCAACTCAATGGACATGCCAATAAAAAAAAAGGTACAAATTGGCAGGTTTTTTATTTTATCTGCTGTACATCTGCTACATTTCCACCACACAAAAAAGGGCAAAATCAATTTTGCCCTTTTGAATTTTATGATGTTCAGGAAAGGCATTTACCCTCCTGTAAACAATTTCAAAATATCATTTCCTATCGCAAAGACCATTAACGCCAGTAATAATACCATACCGACTTTTTGGGCATTTTCAAGGAACTTTTCGGAAGGGCTCCGTCCCGAGATCATTTCATAGAGTAAAAACACCACATGGCCACCGTCCAGCGCCGGAATAGGCAGCAGGTTCATAAAGGCCAGGATCATGGAAATCAGTCCCGTGATGCTCCAAAACTTCACCCAATCCCAACGGCTGCCATAAATCTTTGCCATGCCGATCGGACCACTGACGTTTCTCGTAGAAACCTCCCCTGTAAACATCTTGCCCAAGGCTTTCGCATTGACGATGACTACGCTAAAGGCCTTTTCGGTCCCTTTAACGATGGATTCGTTGAGGCTATATTGTTTCCTTACCGGCTCTATC comes from Echinicola vietnamensis DSM 17526 and encodes:
- the lon gene encoding endopeptidase La, whose translation is MKKNDSSLYQSLIVGDFAGEGDLIQLITDDEEDEQARLENYAEDIPILSVRNTVLFPGVVIPITVGRQRSIKLVKKAHKGDKMIGVCAQINPNNDDPGWDDIYHVGTIAKIIKMIVLPDGNTTIIIQGKKRFKIRETITEEPYFQAKVDYLDETFPEGNKQITALEESLKEAAAKILQLNPEIPREAQVALDNIDNTAFLTHFLSSNINAPVEAKQKLLEINDGLDRATLLLEYMMKDIQMLELKSEIHKKVHTDIDQQQRDYFLRQQMKVLQTELGEEGPEKEVEELRLKGRKKKWPEEVGKHFEKELDKILRVNPSAAEYPIALNYAELMVDLPWNEFTKDNFDLKRAKEILDKDHHGLEKVKDRIIEYLAVLKLKNDLKGPILCLYGPPGVGKTSLGKSIAKALGRKYIRMSLGGMHDEAEIRGHRKTYVGAMPGKIIQNMKKVQTSNPVYVLDEIDKLSADFRGDPSSAFLEVLDPEQNSSFVDNYLEVEYDLSKVLFIATANSLESIQPALRDRMEIIEVTGYTMEEKVEIAKKHLIPKQRKEHGLKAKDISFDKAAIVKIIEGYTRESGVRSLERQVGTVIRNVAKSIAMEEDYQKKITPEMVRKILGGEMFDKEIYQDNSVAGVVTGLAWTSVGGEILFVESSLSKGKGKLTLSGQLGDVMKESAMTAMSYLRSKADQLNIDSRVFDQYDLHVHVPAGAVPKDGPSAGITMLTALASLYTQRKVKAKLAMTGEITLRGKVMPVGGIKEKILAAKRAGIKDIILCKRNQKDIEEIHERYVKGVNFHFVDNVNEVLELALLNQKVDHPMKFTFEDNQKSVQA